The Alcaligenes aquatilis genome contains the following window.
CCAGATTCACGCGGGCAATTCCTTGCAACTCCCGGTTCTGCTCAGCCATGGCGATTTGTATCGCCTGCTCCAGCGAAATGGAGGTTGTGGCCAAAGCAATGGGAGGCTGCTCTTCAGTAAGGGTAGACGTGTCGATTTCCCAAGCAATCGGCGTTGGGGCTTGTGGCACGCCTAAGCGACCGTTGATCAAGGGTTGTGGCGGCTGGGCGGTAAAGGGCTTGCCATCGGCATCGAGCGTAGGCAGATCGGACGGATCAGGCGTACTGACCACCATAGACTTCTCTGGGCCGTGCGCGATGAGCCAGTTCCCCAGTTCCAGGCCGCCCCACACTGAGGCACCTGCGGCCAGCAGCAAGACAGCAATGATAAAACGCCAGGGCATAAGCGATGTCTCGGTTTTGAGTCAGGAGCGATCCGATGGGTCGGATGCGCGTTATTAAAAGAAAAGAGCCGTCATTGTAGCGAAATGTCGGCCCTGTTCTTGTGACAGAATTAGACGGCATCCCCGAAAACGTGTCCACCGTGTTCACGTAATGCGTGAAATTCAATGCCTGGATTGAGCTCCTGAGCCACACGCAGTTGCGCAGGCGATGTTGCTAAAAAGGCAATGGCCTCGACCACGTCATAGGCAATATTGCCGGCGTTGGTCTCGATAAACTTCTTCATGTCTTTAGGGTCTTTGGCGGTGACCCAACGAGCCAGGTTAAAGCGGCTGGACGATAGGCGTGCTTCCACACCGTATTCGGTTTTCAGGCGGTGTGCCACCACTTCAAACTGCAGTTGGCCGACAGCACCCAGGAGCATCATGCCCCCTGCCATATGGGGACGGAACACCTGAATGGCGCCCTCTTCACCCAGTTGGGTCAGGCCGGTACGCAACTGTTTAGTGCGCAAAGGATCTTTGACCTCAATGGACTGGAACAGTTCAGGGGCAAAGAACGGCAAGCCGGTGAACTGCAGGTTTTCGCCTTCAGTCAGCACGTCGCCCAATTGCAGGATGCCGTGATTGGGGACACCGATGATGTCACCGGCAAAGGCATCGTCCAGCAGTTCACGACGTTGCGACAGGAAGGACACCACGTTGTTGGGGCGAATTTCCTTGCCAGTACGTGACACTTTCAGTTTCATGCCGCGCTTGAAATGGCCCGAGCTGACGCGCACAAAGGCCACGCGGTCACGGTGGGCGGGGTCCATATTGGCTTGCACCTTGAACACCACACCACTGAACTTGGGTTCGTCGGGCTGCACTTCGCGCTGCAAGGCGGCGCGTGGGCCTGGAGAAGGGGCCAGGTCAACCAGCGCGTCCAGCACTTCCTGCACACCAAAGTTATTGATGGCCGAGCCAAAGAAAACAGGCGTTTGCTGGCCAGCCAGGAACATTTCCAGGTCGAACTCTGGGGCGGCGGCGTTGAGCAGCTCAATCTCTTCCTGTGCCTTTTCAAAGGGTTCGCCAAAACGCTCGGCAATCACGGGGTTGTCCAGGCCGGGGATGATTTCATCCTGGCCATGGCGTTCCTGACCGGGTTTGAACACACGCATATGATTGGCGCGCAGATTGAACACACCGCCAAAGCGACGTGCCATCCCGATAGGCCAGGAAAAAGGCACCACTTCCATACCCAGGTGCGATTCAATTTCCGACAGCACATCCAGCGGCTCTTGAACTTCGCGGTCCAGCTTGTTCACAAAGGTGATGATGGGCGTATTGCGAGCCCGGCACACTTGCAAGAGGCGGATGGTCTGCGGTTCCACACCGTTGGCCGCGTCAATCACCATCAAGGCGGCGTCCACAGCGGTCAGCACACGGTAGGTATCTTCCGAGAAGTCCTGGTGACCAGGGGTGTCGAGCAAGTTGATCACGCAGTCGCGGTACTCCATCTGCATGACCGAGGAGGCCACCGAAATACCACGTTGTTTTTCAATTTCCATCCAGTCCGAGGAGGCATGGCGGCTGGCTTTACGGGCCTTGACGCTCCCTGCAATCTGAATCGCACCTGCGAACAGCAGCAGTTTTTCAGTCAGTGTGGTCTTACCCGCGTCAGGGTGCGAAATGATGGCAAAGGTGCGGCGTTTCTTGACTTCAGAGCGTATGTCACCGGACGACATTGAAAATCCTTGTGGCAGCGCCAGTCTGGCGCGTGGAAAACAGTGAGCGAATTATCCGTAAAGCAGGGCTTGGGGGCAAGTTGATGCGTGCACAAGGCTAACGCGACACGCCGGCCAATACCGTCCCTGCCAAGATAAATAGCGAACCGAATACGCGGTTCAGCAGCCGTACGTGGCTGGCCTGACGGAGCAAATGCAACATGCGTGCGGCCAGCGAAGTGTAGCAACCCATGGCCACCAGATCCGTAAAGCACAGGGTCATGGCGATCAGCAGGTATTGCAGTGGCATGGGCCGATTCAAGTCCAGAAACTGGGGCA
Protein-coding sequences here:
- a CDS encoding peptide chain release factor 3, which codes for MSSGDIRSEVKKRRTFAIISHPDAGKTTLTEKLLLFAGAIQIAGSVKARKASRHASSDWMEIEKQRGISVASSVMQMEYRDCVINLLDTPGHQDFSEDTYRVLTAVDAALMVIDAANGVEPQTIRLLQVCRARNTPIITFVNKLDREVQEPLDVLSEIESHLGMEVVPFSWPIGMARRFGGVFNLRANHMRVFKPGQERHGQDEIIPGLDNPVIAERFGEPFEKAQEEIELLNAAAPEFDLEMFLAGQQTPVFFGSAINNFGVQEVLDALVDLAPSPGPRAALQREVQPDEPKFSGVVFKVQANMDPAHRDRVAFVRVSSGHFKRGMKLKVSRTGKEIRPNNVVSFLSQRRELLDDAFAGDIIGVPNHGILQLGDVLTEGENLQFTGLPFFAPELFQSIEVKDPLRTKQLRTGLTQLGEEGAIQVFRPHMAGGMMLLGAVGQLQFEVVAHRLKTEYGVEARLSSSRFNLARWVTAKDPKDMKKFIETNAGNIAYDVVEAIAFLATSPAQLRVAQELNPGIEFHALREHGGHVFGDAV